The Paeniglutamicibacter sulfureus genome includes a region encoding these proteins:
- the ilvC gene encoding ketol-acid reductoisomerase: protein MTEMFYDDDADLSIIQGRTVAIIGYGSQGHAHALNLRDSGVDVRVGLKAGSKSIAKAEAEGLRVVSVAEAAAEADVIMILTPDQVQRFVYAEEIAPNLQAGNALFFGHGFNIRYGYIAPPADVDVALVAPKAPGHTVRREFEAGRGIPDLIAVEQDFTGGAKELALSYAKAIGGTRAGVIETTFTEETETDLFGEQAVLCGGASQLVQYGFETLTEAGYKPEIAYFEVLHELKLIVDLMWEGGIAKQRWSVSDTAEYGDYVSGPRVITPEVKENMKAVLADIQNGAFAKRFIEDQEAGAPEFLALRAKGEAHPIEATGRELRNLFSWKTTDDYTEGSVAR, encoded by the coding sequence GTGACTGAAATGTTCTACGACGATGATGCAGACCTTTCGATCATCCAGGGACGCACCGTCGCCATCATCGGCTATGGTTCCCAGGGCCACGCCCACGCACTGAACCTCCGCGACTCCGGCGTTGACGTCCGCGTCGGCCTGAAGGCCGGCTCCAAGTCGATCGCCAAGGCCGAGGCCGAGGGCCTGCGCGTGGTCTCCGTTGCCGAGGCAGCAGCCGAAGCCGACGTCATCATGATCCTCACCCCGGACCAGGTCCAGCGCTTCGTCTACGCCGAGGAAATCGCACCGAACCTGCAGGCAGGCAACGCCCTGTTCTTCGGCCACGGCTTCAACATCCGCTACGGCTACATCGCCCCGCCGGCTGACGTCGACGTTGCCCTGGTTGCCCCGAAGGCACCGGGACACACCGTGCGCCGCGAGTTCGAAGCCGGCCGTGGCATCCCGGACCTGATCGCCGTCGAGCAGGACTTCACCGGCGGCGCCAAGGAACTGGCACTGTCCTACGCCAAGGCCATCGGCGGCACCCGCGCCGGCGTCATCGAGACCACCTTCACCGAAGAGACCGAGACCGACCTCTTCGGCGAGCAGGCTGTCCTCTGCGGTGGCGCATCGCAGCTGGTCCAGTACGGCTTCGAGACCCTGACCGAAGCCGGCTACAAGCCGGAAATCGCCTACTTCGAGGTCCTGCACGAGCTCAAGCTCATCGTTGACCTGATGTGGGAAGGTGGCATTGCCAAGCAGCGCTGGAGCGTTTCCGACACCGCCGAGTACGGCGACTACGTTTCGGGCCCGCGCGTGATCACCCCGGAGGTCAAGGAGAACATGAAGGCCGTTCTCGCCGACATCCAGAACGGTGCCTTCGCCAAGCGCTTCATCGAAGACCAGGAAGCCGGAGCGCCGGAGTTCCTGGCACTGCGCGCCAAGGGCGAGGCCCACCCGATCGAGGCCACCGGCCGCGAACTGCGTAACCTCTTCTCCTGGAAGACCACCGATGACTACACCGAAGGTTCCGTCGCCCGCTAA
- the ilvN gene encoding acetolactate synthase small subunit → MARHTLSVLVEDVPGVLTRVASLFARRAFNIHSLAVGPTEIKGISRITVVVDAEGDLLEQVTKQLNKLINVIKIVELMPEASVQRDHILVKVRADAATRLQVTQAADLFRASVVDVSTDSLIIEATGNAEKINALLAVLEPFGIREIVQAGTLAVGRGSKSMSDRALRSVSA, encoded by the coding sequence ATGGCACGTCACACTCTTTCCGTGCTCGTCGAGGACGTACCGGGCGTATTGACCCGCGTGGCAAGTCTTTTTGCCCGCCGCGCGTTCAACATCCACTCGCTGGCAGTGGGCCCCACGGAGATCAAGGGAATTTCCCGGATCACCGTGGTCGTCGACGCCGAAGGCGACCTGCTCGAGCAGGTCACCAAGCAACTCAACAAACTCATCAACGTCATCAAGATCGTTGAGCTGATGCCCGAGGCTTCGGTGCAGCGTGACCATATCCTGGTCAAGGTGCGAGCCGATGCGGCCACCCGACTGCAGGTTACCCAGGCCGCAGACCTCTTCCGTGCCTCCGTGGTGGACGTGTCCACCGATTCACTCATCATTGAGGCCACCGGCAACGCCGAAAAGATCAACGCACTGCTCGCTGTGCTTGAACCGTTCGGCATCCGCGAGATCGTCCAGGCGGGCACCCTTGCCGTCGGACGCGGCTCCAAATCGATGTCGGACCGCGCCCTGCGTTCCGTCTCTGCCTAA
- a CDS encoding acetolactate synthase large subunit produces the protein MSNGTTASPSLPAKPANRSKDAAVSSVVEASSLVQGPNNIIAPTEMLGSQAIVRSLEELGVKDVFGLPGGAIMPTYDSLMDSTKINHILVRHEQGSGHAAQGYAMVTGEVGVCIATSGPGATNLVTAIADAHMDSVPMVAITGQVHSAFIGSDAFQEADIVGITMPITKHSFLVTKAEDIPRILASAFHIAATGRPGPVLVDITKDAQQSKAMFSWPPKIDLPGYKTVVRGHNKQVREAAKLIAASSRPVFYVGGGVIKGHASAELKEFAELVGAPVVTTLQARGAFPDSHELHVGMPGMHGSVSAVTALQQSDLLITLGARFDDRVTGVLHTFAPNAKVIHADIDPAEISKNRTADIPIVGSVKEIIPELTEACRTLFADAGAPDLSTWWNTIGRLRETYPIGFTETNDGLSAPQNVIQRIGELTGPEAVYVAGVGQHQMWAAQFIKYERPHAWLNSGGLGTMGYSVPAAMGAKVGNPDRVVWAIDGDGCFQMTNQELATCVINNIPIKVAIINNSSLGMVRQWQTLFYDSRYSNTDLNTGHGTARVPDFVKLADAYGCVGLRCERDEDIDATIKQALEINDRPVIIDFVVSRDSMVWPMVPSGVSNDQIQIARGMTPEWEEED, from the coding sequence ATGAGTAACGGAACCACCGCCAGCCCCTCGCTGCCGGCCAAACCCGCCAACCGTAGCAAGGATGCCGCTGTCTCTTCCGTCGTGGAAGCATCGAGCCTGGTACAGGGCCCGAACAACATCATTGCTCCCACCGAGATGCTTGGCTCACAAGCCATTGTTCGCTCACTGGAAGAATTGGGCGTCAAGGACGTCTTTGGGTTGCCGGGCGGGGCCATCATGCCCACCTACGACTCGCTCATGGACTCGACCAAGATAAACCACATCCTGGTCCGCCACGAACAGGGCTCGGGCCACGCGGCCCAGGGCTACGCCATGGTCACCGGCGAAGTCGGGGTGTGCATCGCCACCTCCGGCCCCGGGGCCACCAACCTGGTCACCGCCATTGCCGACGCGCACATGGACTCGGTCCCCATGGTTGCCATCACCGGGCAGGTGCACAGCGCCTTCATCGGCTCCGACGCCTTCCAGGAAGCCGACATCGTGGGCATCACCATGCCCATCACCAAGCACTCCTTCCTGGTCACCAAGGCCGAGGACATCCCGCGGATCCTGGCCTCCGCCTTCCACATCGCCGCCACGGGCCGTCCCGGCCCCGTGCTGGTGGACATCACCAAGGACGCCCAGCAGTCCAAGGCGATGTTCTCCTGGCCGCCGAAGATCGACCTGCCCGGCTACAAGACCGTGGTGCGCGGGCACAACAAGCAGGTCCGCGAGGCGGCCAAGCTCATTGCCGCCTCCTCCCGCCCGGTGTTCTACGTCGGCGGCGGCGTGATCAAGGGACACGCCTCGGCGGAGCTCAAGGAATTTGCCGAGCTGGTCGGCGCCCCGGTGGTCACCACCCTGCAGGCCCGCGGAGCCTTCCCGGATTCCCACGAGCTGCATGTGGGCATGCCCGGCATGCACGGCTCGGTCTCCGCCGTCACCGCGCTGCAGCAGTCGGACCTCTTGATCACCCTGGGCGCCCGCTTCGATGACCGCGTCACCGGGGTGCTGCACACCTTTGCCCCCAATGCCAAGGTCATCCACGCTGACATCGACCCGGCGGAAATCTCCAAGAACCGCACCGCCGACATCCCGATCGTCGGTTCGGTCAAGGAAATCATCCCGGAGCTCACCGAGGCCTGCCGCACGCTCTTCGCCGATGCCGGCGCCCCGGACCTGTCGACCTGGTGGAACACCATCGGCCGGCTGCGCGAGACCTACCCGATCGGCTTCACCGAAACCAACGACGGTCTCTCGGCGCCGCAGAACGTGATCCAGCGCATCGGCGAACTGACCGGCCCGGAGGCCGTGTACGTCGCGGGCGTGGGACAGCACCAGATGTGGGCGGCGCAGTTCATCAAGTACGAGCGCCCGCATGCCTGGCTGAACTCGGGGGGTCTGGGCACCATGGGCTACTCCGTTCCGGCGGCCATGGGCGCGAAGGTCGGCAACCCCGACCGCGTGGTCTGGGCCATTGACGGCGACGGCTGCTTCCAGATGACCAACCAGGAACTTGCGACCTGCGTCATCAACAACATCCCGATCAAGGTCGCGATCATCAACAACTCGTCGCTGGGCATGGTCCGCCAGTGGCAGACCCTGTTCTACGATTCCCGCTACTCCAACACCGACCTGAACACCGGCCACGGCACCGCGCGAGTCCCGGACTTCGTCAAGCTCGCCGACGCCTATGGTTGCGTGGGGCTGCGTTGCGAACGCGACGAGGACATCGACGCGACCATCAAGCAGGCATTGGAAATCAATGACCGCCCGGTGATCATCGACTTCGTGGTCTCCCGCGATTCCATGGTCTGGCCCATGGTGCCCTCCGGCGTGAGCAACGACCAGATCCAGATTGCTCGCGGCATGACGCCCGAGTGGGAAGAAGAGGACTAG
- the ilvD gene encoding dihydroxy-acid dehydratase codes for MSQDTAPDIKPRSRVVTDGIHAAPARGMFRAVGMGDDDFAKPQIGVASSWNEITPCNLSLNRLAAGAKEGVHAGGGFPMQFGTISVSDGISMGHEGMHFSLVSREVIADSVEVVMQAERIDGSVLLAGCDKSLPGMLMAAARLDLASVFLYAGSIMPGWVKLEDGSEKEVTLIDAFEAVGACAAGKMSLEDLTRIEKAICPGEGACGGMYTANTMACIGEALGMSLPGSAAPPSADRRRDAFARASGEAVVNLLRKGITARDIMTKKAFENAIAVTMAFGGSTNAVLHLLAIAREAEVDLTLADFNRIGDKIPHLGDLKPFGRYVMTDVDKIGGVPVIMKALLDAGLLHGDCLTVTGKTVAENLEAINPPDVDGKILRALDNPIHKTGGITVLHGTMAPEGAVVKSAGFDADVFEGTARVFDREQGALAALDAGEIHAGDVVVIRYEGPKGGPGMREMLAITGAIKGAGLGKDVLLLTDGRFSGGTTGLCIGHVAPEAVDGGPIAFVKDGDKIRVDIAARSFDLLVEPTELEERKVGWEPLPAKFTTGVLAKYAKLVKSASTGAYCG; via the coding sequence ATGAGCCAGGACACTGCCCCAGATATCAAGCCTCGCAGCCGCGTCGTGACCGACGGCATCCATGCAGCACCGGCCCGTGGCATGTTCCGCGCCGTCGGCATGGGGGATGACGATTTCGCCAAGCCGCAGATCGGCGTCGCGAGCTCGTGGAACGAAATCACGCCCTGCAACCTTTCGCTGAACCGCTTGGCCGCCGGCGCCAAGGAGGGCGTCCACGCCGGTGGCGGATTCCCGATGCAGTTCGGCACCATCTCCGTGTCCGACGGCATTTCCATGGGCCACGAGGGCATGCACTTCTCGCTGGTTTCCCGCGAGGTCATCGCCGACTCCGTCGAGGTTGTCATGCAGGCCGAGCGCATCGACGGCTCGGTGCTGTTGGCCGGTTGCGACAAGTCCCTCCCCGGCATGCTCATGGCAGCTGCCCGCCTGGACCTGGCCTCGGTGTTCCTCTATGCCGGATCGATCATGCCCGGCTGGGTCAAGCTGGAAGACGGATCCGAAAAGGAAGTCACACTGATTGACGCCTTCGAAGCCGTGGGTGCCTGCGCCGCCGGCAAGATGAGCCTCGAGGACCTCACCCGCATCGAAAAGGCGATCTGCCCCGGCGAAGGTGCCTGTGGCGGCATGTACACCGCCAACACCATGGCCTGCATCGGCGAAGCCCTGGGCATGAGCCTTCCGGGCTCCGCCGCCCCGCCCTCGGCTGACCGCCGCCGCGATGCTTTCGCCCGCGCCTCCGGCGAGGCCGTGGTGAACCTGCTGCGCAAGGGCATCACCGCCCGCGACATCATGACCAAGAAGGCCTTCGAGAACGCGATCGCCGTGACCATGGCCTTCGGCGGTTCCACCAACGCAGTGCTGCACCTGCTGGCCATCGCCCGCGAGGCCGAGGTGGACTTGACCCTGGCTGACTTCAACCGCATCGGCGACAAGATCCCGCACCTGGGAGACCTGAAGCCCTTCGGCCGCTACGTCATGACCGACGTGGACAAGATCGGTGGCGTGCCGGTGATCATGAAGGCCCTGCTGGACGCCGGCCTGCTGCACGGGGACTGCCTCACCGTCACCGGCAAGACCGTTGCCGAGAACCTCGAGGCGATCAACCCGCCGGATGTCGACGGCAAGATCCTGCGCGCGCTGGACAACCCGATCCACAAGACCGGTGGCATCACCGTGCTGCACGGCACCATGGCACCCGAGGGGGCCGTCGTGAAGTCAGCTGGCTTCGACGCCGACGTCTTCGAGGGCACCGCACGGGTCTTCGACCGCGAGCAGGGCGCCCTGGCTGCGCTTGATGCCGGCGAGATCCACGCCGGCGACGTCGTGGTCATCCGCTACGAAGGCCCCAAGGGCGGCCCCGGCATGCGCGAGATGCTTGCCATCACCGGAGCCATCAAGGGCGCCGGCCTGGGCAAGGACGTCCTGCTGCTCACCGACGGCCGCTTCTCCGGCGGCACCACCGGCCTGTGCATCGGCCACGTGGCACCCGAGGCCGTTGACGGCGGCCCGATCGCGTTCGTCAAGGACGGCGACAAGATCCGCGTCGACATCGCCGCCCGCTCCTTCGACCTGTTGGTCGAGCCGACGGAGCTCGAGGAGCGCAAGGTCGGCTGGGAGCCGCTTCCGGCCAAGTTCACCACCGGTGTACTGGCCAAGTACGCCAAGTTGGTCAAGTCCGCTTCGACCGGGGCATACTGTGGCTAG
- a CDS encoding cysteine hydrolase family protein, translated as MQEFPPLSERTALLIVDMQNAFFEDPMLARHRESLVRNCNELSRLARSTGMPIFNIRTEHARDKTTWTLSMLDDDQGFLFEGSEQAQNLKGLDVEDSQEILKRRDSAFWRTDLSEQLGRRGVEYVIVTGVSSHTCIASTAADAYADDLRVWLVSDAIASSDPDFEKSTLGLLQAEYRQHIITTESLLAAHEGHLAKQVQGHGTK; from the coding sequence GTGCAAGAATTTCCGCCGCTTTCCGAGCGAACAGCCCTGCTCATCGTCGACATGCAGAACGCCTTCTTCGAAGACCCGATGCTGGCCCGGCACCGCGAGTCCTTGGTGCGAAATTGCAACGAACTCTCACGGCTCGCGCGTTCGACGGGGATGCCCATCTTCAATATCAGGACCGAACATGCGCGGGACAAAACCACCTGGACACTGAGCATGCTCGATGACGACCAGGGTTTTTTGTTTGAGGGCAGTGAACAGGCGCAAAACCTGAAGGGACTCGATGTCGAGGATTCCCAGGAGATCCTCAAGCGACGAGACAGCGCCTTTTGGCGGACCGACCTGAGTGAGCAACTGGGACGGCGTGGAGTGGAGTACGTCATTGTGACTGGCGTCTCGTCCCATACATGTATTGCTTCGACCGCGGCGGATGCCTATGCCGACGATCTTCGCGTCTGGTTGGTTTCCGATGCCATTGCCTCATCCGATCCCGATTTCGAAAAATCCACCTTGGGGCTGCTTCAAGCCGAGTACCGCCAACACATCATCACCACCGAATCCCTACTTGCTGCCCACGAGGGGCATCTGGCCAAGCAAGTCCAGGGGCATGGCACCAAGTAG
- a CDS encoding GlsB/YeaQ/YmgE family stress response membrane protein: MGFIGWIVLGLIAGAIAKAIKPGDQGGGWLTTLLLGIVGAVLGGWIGSAIFGVGINEFWSLSTWLLAIGGALLVLIIWGLLTRKRA; this comes from the coding sequence ATGGGTTTCATTGGTTGGATAGTTCTAGGGCTGATTGCCGGAGCCATTGCAAAGGCAATTAAACCGGGTGACCAAGGTGGCGGCTGGCTCACCACCTTGCTTCTTGGAATCGTCGGCGCCGTTCTTGGCGGCTGGATCGGTTCGGCAATCTTCGGTGTTGGGATCAACGAATTCTGGTCCCTCTCCACTTGGTTGCTGGCCATCGGCGGAGCGTTGCTTGTCCTGATCATTTGGGGCCTTCTGACGCGCAAAAGAGCCTAA
- a CDS encoding DUF6766 family protein, producing MSKAIRNQALGIGFAILFIGALIGQSFAGLAVYNDDQTLHGSSPVGYWDFVTSSNFVVDVAENWQSEYLQFFLFILATVWLVQRGSPESKKPGDEGLDSDENQMVGRFAKPNSPKWAKDNGWRRHVYSNSLLLVMGTVFLLSWWLQSVAGTVVFNADQVSHGQPEVGWIEYATSADFWDRTLQNWQSEFLAVGSMVSLSIYLRQRGSAESKPVGTPHDESATEGE from the coding sequence GTGTCAAAGGCAATCAGAAACCAAGCCCTCGGGATCGGTTTCGCTATTCTTTTCATCGGCGCCCTCATAGGTCAGTCTTTTGCGGGGCTTGCGGTGTACAACGACGACCAAACACTTCATGGGTCTTCCCCCGTTGGGTACTGGGACTTCGTCACCTCAAGCAATTTCGTCGTTGACGTCGCGGAAAACTGGCAATCGGAGTACCTGCAGTTTTTCCTCTTCATACTGGCGACCGTGTGGCTTGTCCAGCGCGGGTCCCCGGAATCCAAAAAGCCAGGCGATGAGGGACTTGACAGCGACGAGAACCAAATGGTGGGCCGTTTCGCCAAACCCAATTCCCCCAAGTGGGCAAAGGACAACGGCTGGCGGCGACACGTCTACTCCAATTCCCTGCTCTTGGTCATGGGAACGGTCTTCCTGCTTTCATGGTGGCTGCAGTCAGTCGCCGGAACCGTGGTTTTCAACGCTGACCAGGTGTCCCATGGGCAGCCGGAAGTCGGATGGATCGAATACGCCACAAGCGCCGATTTCTGGGACCGGACGCTGCAGAACTGGCAATCCGAATTCCTCGCAGTCGGAAGCATGGTTTCCCTCTCCATCTACCTGCGACAGCGCGGTTCGGCTGAGTCCAAGCCTGTGGGCACCCCACATGACGAATCCGCCACCGAAGGGGAATGA
- a CDS encoding acyl-CoA dehydrogenase — translation MAEQRLSERHRSDHEIPAQRSRAAKGPKASAVAVSFSTPAMASHLEWNLAPALINAARTCAGDPEPILGLLASCPESPPTPGQGRTVALWEFLATLASVDLAAARTVEPHLDAAAILAQAGLPWPAGCTWGVFAAEGRPKLVAAAPAQPSRPWVLEGQKPWCSLAATLDRAVVTAHVPGGRRAFMVDLKQPGVIAHHGHWASHGLNKIHSEAVQFNGARAFPIGPTDWYLARPGFAVGGVGVAACWFGGAVGIFRDLFRSAQSREPDQLALAWLGEADRMLASGAAMLHRATQEADQGSLDEVSAQRVRGQVAGLCERIIAIAGQAMGPGPLGFDHQHARRVADLGIYIRQHHASRDDAALGGLLLKAPQAAEGGSRPW, via the coding sequence TTGGCTGAACAACGCCTTTCCGAACGCCACCGAAGCGACCATGAAATACCGGCACAGCGGTCCCGGGCAGCAAAGGGCCCGAAGGCATCTGCGGTTGCCGTCTCCTTCTCAACACCGGCCATGGCTTCGCACCTGGAATGGAATCTGGCACCTGCTCTCATCAATGCCGCTCGCACGTGCGCCGGCGATCCGGAGCCAATTCTCGGGCTACTGGCCTCCTGCCCGGAGTCGCCACCCACTCCGGGCCAAGGGCGAACTGTCGCCCTGTGGGAGTTCCTGGCCACGCTGGCCAGCGTCGACCTCGCGGCCGCCCGAACGGTTGAGCCGCATCTGGACGCCGCGGCAATCCTCGCGCAGGCGGGACTCCCCTGGCCGGCCGGGTGCACCTGGGGAGTCTTTGCCGCCGAGGGCCGGCCCAAGCTTGTTGCCGCCGCCCCGGCACAACCGTCACGCCCCTGGGTTCTGGAAGGACAAAAGCCATGGTGCTCGCTGGCCGCGACACTGGACCGTGCCGTCGTCACGGCCCATGTCCCCGGCGGGCGCCGAGCCTTCATGGTGGACCTGAAGCAGCCTGGCGTGATCGCGCACCATGGTCACTGGGCCAGTCACGGCCTGAACAAGATCCACAGCGAGGCAGTGCAATTTAACGGTGCCCGCGCCTTTCCCATTGGTCCCACCGATTGGTACCTGGCCCGGCCCGGATTCGCCGTCGGGGGCGTCGGCGTCGCCGCCTGCTGGTTCGGCGGCGCAGTCGGGATCTTCCGCGACCTCTTCCGCTCCGCCCAGTCTCGCGAACCCGACCAATTGGCCCTGGCTTGGCTTGGCGAAGCCGACCGAATGCTGGCCTCCGGGGCCGCCATGCTTCACCGCGCGACGCAGGAGGCCGACCAGGGAAGCCTCGACGAAGTTTCCGCCCAGCGGGTGCGTGGACAGGTGGCGGGGCTGTGCGAACGGATCATCGCCATTGCCGGACAGGCCATGGGACCCGGTCCCCTGGGCTTTGACCACCAGCACGCCCGAAGGGTCGCCGATCTTGGAATCTATATCCGGCAACACCACGCCTCCCGCGATGACGCAGCACTGGGTGGGCTGCTGTTGAAGGCCCCCCAAGCGGCGGAAGGTGGTTCGCGCCCATGGTGA
- a CDS encoding bifunctional PIG-L family deacetylase/class I SAM-dependent methyltransferase translates to MVSFTHLDPGTEETLWMEAGVTKLPALVLDDIAGVSRPLVVLSAHPDDETLGAAGLIHQALRAGAAVHVIVATAGEASHPDSPTHSPERLAGIRVDELARALGELTPHSPGAGTLTFETLGLPDGQLAQHQPDVESAIRKATANGRVMLVAPYRHDGHTDHDALGTLAASLAEELGHGLLEYPIWYWHWATPERNPEWAHWRSLNLDVDTTRAKARATAAHRSQVAPLSDAPQDAALLQETFIQHFQRSGETFRFTPPGLRDSATASATFDGLYEHRPDPWDYLGSAYERRKRAITLASLPRSRYGAVMELGCSIGVLSRDLAQRADTLLAVDASRVALESAAERMAGFNHVVLRHAVLPHEWPDVKPGSQDLVVVSEIGYFLAADELDLLYARCLEALSAGGHLLLCHWLHPVRGWPMDGAQVHAAAQGLGLKTKVLHRETDFVLEVLEKPGGHNG, encoded by the coding sequence ATGGTGAGCTTCACCCATCTGGACCCGGGCACCGAAGAGACCCTCTGGATGGAAGCCGGTGTGACGAAGTTGCCCGCGCTGGTCTTGGACGACATTGCCGGGGTGTCACGCCCACTGGTGGTGCTCTCCGCGCACCCGGACGACGAAACCCTCGGCGCAGCAGGCCTGATCCACCAGGCGTTGCGCGCCGGAGCGGCAGTCCACGTGATCGTGGCCACCGCCGGCGAGGCCTCCCATCCCGATTCGCCCACCCACTCGCCCGAACGCCTCGCCGGCATCAGGGTCGACGAACTGGCCCGGGCACTCGGGGAGCTCACTCCCCACTCCCCCGGCGCCGGCACCCTCACCTTCGAAACCCTGGGCCTGCCGGACGGCCAGCTGGCTCAACACCAACCGGACGTCGAATCAGCCATCAGGAAGGCCACGGCAAACGGCCGAGTCATGCTGGTGGCTCCGTACCGCCACGACGGCCATACCGACCACGACGCGCTCGGTACGCTGGCGGCAAGCCTCGCCGAGGAGCTGGGCCACGGCCTGCTGGAATACCCCATCTGGTACTGGCACTGGGCCACGCCGGAGCGGAACCCCGAGTGGGCGCACTGGAGATCCCTGAACCTGGACGTCGACACCACGCGGGCCAAGGCACGGGCCACCGCAGCCCACCGATCACAAGTGGCTCCGCTGTCCGATGCACCGCAGGACGCTGCCCTGCTTCAGGAAACCTTCATTCAACACTTCCAGCGCTCCGGTGAAACGTTCCGATTCACTCCCCCGGGACTTCGGGATTCCGCCACGGCATCCGCCACCTTTGACGGACTATATGAGCATCGGCCCGATCCATGGGACTACTTGGGAAGCGCCTACGAACGACGCAAGCGCGCGATCACGCTCGCGTCGCTTCCCCGGTCCCGGTACGGCGCCGTCATGGAGCTCGGCTGTTCGATCGGGGTGTTGAGCCGGGACCTTGCACAACGTGCCGACACCCTGCTGGCCGTGGATGCGAGCCGGGTTGCCCTGGAATCAGCCGCCGAGCGCATGGCCGGCTTCAACCACGTGGTGCTCCGGCACGCGGTACTGCCCCACGAGTGGCCCGATGTGAAGCCCGGATCCCAGGACCTGGTCGTGGTCTCGGAAATCGGATATTTCCTGGCCGCCGACGAACTTGACCTCTTGTACGCGCGTTGCCTCGAAGCGCTTTCCGCAGGAGGGCACCTGCTCCTGTGCCACTGGCTGCATCCGGTGCGCGGCTGGCCGATGGACGGCGCCCAGGTGCATGCCGCCGCGCAAGGTCTGGGCCTGAAGACCAAGGTGCTGCACCGGGAAACAGATTTTGTGCTGGAGGTCCTCGAAAAGCCAGGCGGGCACAATGGATGA
- a CDS encoding glycosyltransferase: MDDKLSAILIVVPVRNEEELLGACLLRLRKAMDRLNRARPELELRLTVVLDQCRDSSPALAASFAANDPRLSVLSVGCGVVGATRAAGIDFALESLAADTPARHSRERIWIACTDADTRVPVHWLTRAVKLAESGSDAIAGTVEPDSSDIDQAFFALWSRDHDRGEGHGHIHGANLGFRASAYCAVGGFDPVPVAEDVLLVEKLRKNGARVTATGKIHAITSGRMQGRVGSGFAGYLRNLAQRHVGHAGEHGS; the protein is encoded by the coding sequence ATGGATGACAAACTCTCGGCCATCCTCATTGTGGTGCCTGTACGCAACGAGGAGGAATTGCTTGGCGCATGCCTCTTGCGTCTGCGCAAGGCCATGGACCGGTTGAACCGTGCCAGGCCCGAGCTCGAGCTCCGGCTGACGGTGGTCCTTGACCAATGCCGGGATTCGTCACCAGCGCTTGCGGCATCCTTTGCTGCCAACGACCCGCGTCTGTCGGTGCTCTCGGTGGGATGCGGGGTGGTAGGTGCCACCCGTGCCGCCGGAATAGATTTTGCCCTCGAATCCCTGGCAGCTGATACCCCGGCGCGTCATTCGCGCGAACGCATCTGGATTGCCTGCACGGATGCCGATACCCGGGTCCCGGTGCACTGGTTGACCCGCGCCGTGAAGCTGGCAGAGTCCGGGTCAGACGCTATCGCCGGCACCGTGGAGCCTGACAGTTCCGACATTGACCAGGCATTTTTTGCATTGTGGTCGCGAGACCATGACCGCGGAGAAGGCCATGGCCACATCCACGGGGCAAACCTGGGTTTCCGGGCCTCGGCCTATTGCGCGGTGGGCGGGTTTGATCCGGTTCCGGTGGCCGAGGACGTCCTGTTGGTTGAAAAGCTGCGCAAAAACGGGGCCAGGGTCACGGCCACCGGAAAAATCCACGCAATCACCTCCGGGCGAATGCAGGGAAGAGTGGGGTCCGGCTTCGCTGGATATCTTCGAAACCTGGCGCAGCGCCACGTGGGGCATGCCGGAGAACACGGTTCCTGA
- a CDS encoding lipopolysaccharide assembly protein LapA domain-containing protein, with translation MVENPGKRAEPDSVSGKPIRHRPTKNVTATTRAGVIWTFTIVAIVVLILLVIFMMQNQTQATVNFLGFQGQMALGVSMLLAAVGGAVVVAIVAAVRIIQLRSRASTAAKRREA, from the coding sequence ATGGTTGAAAACCCGGGGAAACGTGCCGAACCGGACTCCGTGTCCGGGAAACCCATTCGTCATCGGCCAACCAAGAACGTCACGGCGACGACACGTGCAGGGGTTATCTGGACATTCACCATCGTCGCCATCGTGGTGCTGATCCTCCTGGTGATATTCATGATGCAGAACCAGACCCAGGCGACCGTCAACTTCCTCGGATTCCAGGGGCAGATGGCCCTCGGTGTGTCCATGTTGCTTGCGGCCGTGGGCGGGGCAGTCGTCGTGGCCATTGTCGCGGCGGTACGCATCATCCAGTTGCGAAGCCGCGCAAGTACCGCGGCCAAGCGCCGGGAAGCCTGA